The Sebastes umbrosus isolate fSebUmb1 chromosome 19, fSebUmb1.pri, whole genome shotgun sequence genome has a segment encoding these proteins:
- the ier5l gene encoding immediate early response gene 5-like protein — MINTMDCAAAAAVDAQSLISISLLKIHNSRTQRGGIKLHKNLLVSYVLRNARQVYIKEKYAEIYRMQQYEEVMTVCNEIQELNPLDVDAEDAEDEEQACREEEESLCASACHGGGAALQPVAHARISNALFGCASLEDRCKEPDPSYYRSCCMEASSTPESHSDQFPANNSSSSVHCNKTTVLDLDTHVVTTVENRYLHQDCCCCGCDALQCAGQSAQSSAKKRKVESGCCVEEVSDFAAARKRAKREDCSYYSSLDYTDTSNISNLISIFGSGFSGLLSRQADLEQICSKQVLASLGAWTRAIVAF, encoded by the coding sequence atgatcaacACCATGgactgtgcagcagcagcagcagtggacgCGCAAAGCCTCATCTCCATTTCCCTGCTGAAGATCCACAACTCCAGGACGCAGAGAGGAGGCATCAAGCTGCACAAAAACCTGCTCGTCTCCTATGTGCTGAGGAACGCCAGGCAGGTCTACATCAAGGAGAAATACGCGGAGATCTACAGGATGCAGCAGTACGAGGAGGTGATGACTGTGTGCAACGAGATCCAGGAGCTCAACCCGCTGGATGTGGACGCAGAGGACGCAGAGGATGAGGAGCAAGCTtgcagagaagaggaggagagtttGTGCGCCTCTGCGTGCCATGGAGGAGGCGCAGCGCTGCAGCCAGTTGCGCACGCCCGGATTTCGAACGCTCTTTTCGGCTGCGCTTCTCTGGAGGACCGCTGCAAAGAACCGGATCCCTCCTACTATAGGAGCTGCTGCATGGAGGCTTCTTCAACTCCAGAGTCACATTCTGACCAATTTCctgcaaacaacagcagcagcagcgtgcattgcaacaaaaccacagtgCTGGATTTGGACACGCATGTGGTGACCACTGTGGAGAACCGGTACCTCCAccaggactgctgctgctgcggctgtgACGCGCTCCAGTGCGCCGGCCAGAGCGCGCAGTCCTCGGCCAAGAAACGCAAGGTGGAGTCTGGCTGTTGTGTGGAGGAAGTGTCGGATTTTGCAGCAGCTCGCAAACGAGCAAAACGTGAAGACTGTTCCTACTACTCCAGCTTAGACTACACAGACACTTCCAACATCTCCAACCTGATTTCCATCTTTGGCTCTGGGTTTTCTGGGCTGCTGAGCAGACAGGCAGACTTGGAGCAGATCTGTAGCAAACAGGTCCTGGCCAGTCTGGGTGCATGGACCAGAGCCATTGTGGCATTTTGA